In Streptomyces sp. NBC_00878, a single window of DNA contains:
- a CDS encoding sensor histidine kinase codes for MSRPGFLLSAWPWRSAAYLLTGAVTGVATLVGIVTVAAVCGALAIVLVGLPLLVVVALSGIPVARVERRRVRLIDRNPVSGRHQVPTAPGLWAWLTTRLREQTTWRELGYALLFAGLLWPVDALAITVALLFPLSMVATPLLMATVGDGHEAKVLKQWTVTTWPTAFGVAVLGLLLMSLCAYVLGVTAGARAELARLLIASPEGELSAKVVELARSRVRLVDAFEAERRRIERDLHDGAQQRLVALTMALGLARLDAPPGPLADQLTKAHEEAGKALAELRELIHGIHPKVLTDYGLPAAVADAADRSTVPVDVNLELPGRPPQAVESAAYFVVCEALANVAKHSGADRAQVSGGHRDGRLFLEVRDDGCGGADASAGSGLTGLADRVSVLDGRLALTSPPGGPTLLRVEFPCELTKAADRSA; via the coding sequence ATGTCCCGGCCGGGCTTCCTGCTGTCGGCCTGGCCCTGGCGGTCCGCCGCGTATCTGCTCACCGGCGCGGTGACCGGCGTCGCCACCTTGGTGGGGATCGTGACGGTGGCAGCGGTCTGCGGTGCGCTCGCCATCGTCTTGGTGGGGCTGCCCCTGCTCGTCGTGGTTGCCCTCAGCGGGATACCGGTGGCCCGGGTGGAGCGGCGCAGGGTGCGCCTGATCGACCGCAACCCGGTGTCCGGCCGGCACCAGGTGCCGACCGCGCCGGGACTGTGGGCCTGGCTGACCACCCGGCTGCGCGAACAGACGACCTGGCGGGAGCTCGGGTACGCGCTGCTGTTCGCCGGGCTGCTGTGGCCGGTCGACGCCCTGGCCATCACGGTCGCCCTGCTCTTCCCACTGTCCATGGTCGCCACCCCGCTGCTGATGGCCACGGTCGGCGACGGCCATGAGGCGAAGGTGCTCAAGCAGTGGACGGTCACCACATGGCCGACCGCTTTCGGCGTCGCCGTACTGGGCCTGCTCCTGATGAGCCTGTGCGCTTACGTGCTCGGCGTCACGGCGGGCGCCCGCGCCGAGCTGGCCCGGCTGCTGATCGCCTCCCCTGAGGGCGAGCTCAGTGCCAAGGTGGTCGAACTGGCCCGCTCCCGCGTCCGGTTGGTCGATGCCTTCGAGGCCGAGCGGCGACGTATCGAGCGCGATCTGCACGACGGCGCCCAACAGCGCCTTGTGGCCCTGACGATGGCCCTCGGGCTGGCCCGCCTCGACGCCCCGCCCGGCCCGCTCGCCGACCAGCTCACCAAGGCCCACGAGGAGGCGGGCAAGGCGCTCGCGGAGCTGCGCGAGCTCATCCACGGCATCCACCCCAAGGTCCTCACGGACTACGGACTTCCGGCCGCGGTCGCCGACGCAGCTGATCGTTCGACGGTCCCCGTCGACGTGAACCTCGAACTGCCGGGCCGGCCGCCCCAGGCGGTCGAGTCCGCAGCGTATTTTGTGGTCTGCGAGGCACTGGCCAACGTCGCCAAACACAGCGGGGCCGACCGCGCGCAGGTGAGCGGCGGTCATCGCGACGGCCGCCTGTTCCTCGAGGTGCGCGACGACGGCTGCGGCGGCGCGGACGCCTCGGCGGGCAGCGGCCTCACCGGGCTCGCGGACCGGGTATCGGTCCTGGATGGCAGACTTGCCCTGACCAGTCCGCCGGGTGGACCGACTCTGTTGCGTGTGGAGTTTCCTTGCGAGTTGACCAAGGCGGCCGATCGCTCCGCATAG
- a CDS encoding response regulator transcription factor gives MLAEDSVLLREGLIGLLSRCGHEVVSAVGDAQALVAAVEEHAPDIVVTDVRMPPGFQDEGLHAAVRLREKRPTLPVLVLSQYVQRTYAAELLDSGDGSGVGYLLKDRVGQVEEFVEALHKVADGGTVVDPEVVRQLLRRRRDPLEQLTPREREVLALIAEGKSNGAIAKELVVSEAAIGKHIGNILTKLDLPPTDKTHRRVLAVLTYLRA, from the coding sequence GTGCTGGCCGAAGACAGCGTGCTGCTGCGGGAAGGGCTCATCGGCCTGCTCAGCCGCTGCGGCCACGAGGTGGTGTCGGCCGTCGGGGACGCGCAGGCACTGGTCGCCGCGGTCGAGGAGCATGCCCCCGACATCGTGGTGACGGACGTACGCATGCCGCCCGGTTTCCAGGACGAGGGCCTGCACGCGGCAGTGCGGCTGCGTGAGAAGCGCCCCACACTCCCGGTCCTGGTCCTCAGTCAGTACGTGCAACGGACGTACGCCGCCGAACTCCTGGACTCCGGAGACGGATCAGGCGTCGGTTATCTGCTCAAGGACCGGGTCGGCCAGGTTGAGGAGTTTGTAGAAGCGCTGCACAAGGTGGCGGACGGCGGGACGGTGGTCGACCCCGAGGTGGTGCGCCAGTTGCTGCGCCGCCGCCGCGATCCGCTGGAGCAGCTCACCCCGCGCGAACGCGAGGTGCTGGCACTGATCGCCGAAGGCAAGTCCAACGGCGCGATCGCCAAGGAGCTGGTGGTTTCCGAAGCGGCGATCGGCAAGCACATCGGCAACATCCTCACCAAGCTGGACCTGCCTCCGACGGACAAGACCCACCGCAGGGTCCTGGCCGTCCTCACTTACCTGCGGGCGTGA
- a CDS encoding rod shape-determining protein, translating into MTASLEQLRRCHFAVDMGAARTRVFVKGAGLVVDQPSVAAVNTKTGALIAVGEFAEKMTGRTPDYIRVVRPVSGGTVVDIEMAQRMLRQLLGDKVRRALRRKPRLRAAICTPHDADPLAERAAVETLVGLGARRVELVDTLIAAGVGCGLPVERPEATMIMVCGAAATQVAVLSLGAIVTAARIPVGGEAIDHAIVQHLRHQHELMLPSQSVRPLQLALSGNGLTAHGPASTEIHGRDVATGLARSVQVDTAAVRDAIQTPLTAVLDGIGKVLRVCPPDLVADLADRGIMMVGGSALLPGLDQMLRHATGMPVHIAERPDVCAILGLGAMLEGRIEPLVLDPLAT; encoded by the coding sequence ATGACCGCCAGCCTGGAGCAGTTGCGCCGCTGTCATTTCGCCGTCGACATGGGGGCGGCGAGGACACGGGTCTTCGTGAAGGGCGCCGGGCTCGTCGTGGACCAGCCGAGCGTGGCCGCCGTGAACACGAAGACCGGCGCCCTGATCGCCGTCGGCGAGTTCGCCGAGAAGATGACGGGCCGTACGCCCGACTACATCCGCGTCGTGCGGCCCGTCTCCGGCGGCACGGTCGTCGACATCGAGATGGCCCAGCGCATGCTGCGCCAGCTGCTCGGCGACAAGGTCCGCCGCGCCCTGCGCCGCAAGCCCCGGCTGCGGGCCGCCATCTGCACCCCGCACGACGCCGACCCGCTCGCGGAGCGGGCCGCGGTCGAGACGCTCGTCGGACTCGGTGCGCGGCGCGTCGAGCTCGTCGACACGCTCATCGCCGCCGGCGTCGGCTGCGGACTGCCCGTGGAACGGCCCGAGGCCACCATGATCATGGTGTGCGGGGCCGCCGCCACCCAGGTCGCGGTGCTGTCCCTCGGAGCGATCGTGACCGCCGCGCGCATCCCCGTCGGCGGCGAGGCCATCGATCACGCGATCGTCCAACACCTGCGCCACCAGCACGAGTTGATGCTCCCGTCCCAGTCCGTACGACCGCTGCAGCTCGCCCTCTCCGGGAACGGGCTCACCGCGCACGGTCCCGCCTCCACCGAGATCCACGGCAGGGACGTGGCCACCGGTCTCGCCCGTTCCGTACAGGTCGACACGGCCGCCGTGCGCGACGCGATCCAGACCCCGCTGACCGCCGTACTCGACGGCATCGGCAAGGTGCTGCGGGTCTGCCCGCCGGACCTGGTGGCCGACCTCGCCGACCGCGGGATCATGATGGTCGGCGGCAGCGCGCTGCTGCCCGGCCTCGACCAGATGCTGCGGCACGCGACGGGCATGCCGGTGCACATCGCCGAACGGCCCGACGTGTGCGCGATCCTCGGCCTGGGCGCGATGCTGGAGGGCAGGATCGAGCCGCTGGTCCTCGACCCGCTGGCCACCTGA